A stretch of Clostridium sp. BJN0001 DNA encodes these proteins:
- a CDS encoding zinc-ribbon domain-containing protein translates to MEDKTLVCKDCGKEFVFTVGEQEFYKEKGFENDPVRCPECRKKRKAQRNNRNFER, encoded by the coding sequence ATGGAAGATAAGACATTAGTTTGTAAAGATTGTGGAAAAGAATTCGTTTTCACTGTTGGAGAACAGGAATTTTACAAAGAAAAAGGATTCGAAAACGATCCTGTTAGATGTCCTGAGTGCAGAAAAAAGAGAAAAGCTCAGAGAAATAACAGAAACTTTGAAAGATAG
- a CDS encoding amino acid ABC transporter ATP-binding protein encodes MLNVSNLTKKFGDTEVLRGINFKISEGEILVIVGHSGGGKTTLLRCINELEHCDSGNIEVNGKKFCENGSYKNTLEIRKDIGLVFQGFNLFPHMNILENLISAPITVFNIKKDEAIKKARKILGFLGLSEKERNYPFELSGGQKQRVAIGRALMTEPKIMCFDEPTSALDPGLTLEVANLIKKLKDETKMAMLIITHDMDFARNVADKIMSMDQGVLKEGIIFDEIDN; translated from the coding sequence ATGTTAAACGTAAGCAATTTGACTAAAAAATTTGGTGATACTGAAGTTTTAAGAGGTATAAATTTTAAAATTTCTGAAGGAGAAATTTTAGTTATTGTTGGACATTCTGGAGGTGGAAAAACAACACTTTTAAGATGTATAAATGAACTCGAACATTGTGATAGCGGAAATATCGAAGTGAATGGAAAAAAATTTTGTGAGAATGGATCGTATAAAAATACACTTGAAATAAGAAAAGATATAGGACTTGTATTTCAAGGATTTAATCTTTTTCCTCATATGAATATTTTAGAAAATCTTATTTCAGCTCCAATCACAGTATTTAATATTAAAAAAGATGAGGCTATAAAAAAAGCAAGAAAAATATTAGGATTTTTAGGCTTATCTGAAAAAGAAAGAAATTACCCATTTGAACTTTCTGGAGGACAAAAACAGAGAGTGGCTATAGGACGAGCTCTTATGACCGAACCTAAAATAATGTGTTTTGATGAACCAACTTCAGCACTTGATCCAGGTCTTACTCTGGAGGTAGCAAATTTAATTAAAAAATTAAAAGATGAAACAAAAATGGCAATGCTTATAATAACTCATGATATGGATTTTGCAAGGAATGTAGCAGACAAAATAATGTCAATGGATCAGGGTGTTTTAAAAGAAGGAATAATATTTGATGAAATTGATAATTAA
- a CDS encoding amino acid ABC transporter permease, whose translation MGYLIKIMPQILSGLTVTLELFAITLLLSLPLGVIVAVLRTSKSIILKKLSELYVLIMRGTPLLLQIIVIFYGLPILNIKFDRFPAAILAFVLNYAAYFGEIFRAGLQSVDSGQTEASKVLGFNKKQTFFKIILPQAIKKVVPPVANEITTLVKDTSLVYVVGLDEMLKIGKIAANRDVSLVPYIMVGVVYLLVIAILSKMLSKVEQKFDYYN comes from the coding sequence TTGGGTTATTTAATTAAAATAATGCCGCAAATTTTAAGCGGACTTACAGTTACACTTGAACTTTTCGCAATTACACTTTTGTTATCATTGCCTCTTGGAGTGATTGTAGCAGTATTAAGAACATCAAAAAGTATAATATTAAAAAAACTTAGTGAATTATATGTACTTATAATGAGAGGAACACCTTTATTACTTCAAATAATTGTAATATTTTATGGTCTTCCGATTCTAAATATTAAATTTGATAGATTCCCAGCTGCAATACTTGCATTTGTATTAAATTATGCAGCATATTTTGGAGAAATATTTAGAGCAGGACTTCAGTCTGTTGATTCAGGACAGACTGAAGCCTCTAAAGTTCTTGGATTTAATAAAAAACAAACATTTTTTAAAATTATACTTCCACAAGCTATTAAAAAAGTCGTACCACCTGTTGCAAATGAAATAACAACATTAGTAAAAGACACATCACTTGTATATGTTGTGGGTTTAGATGAAATGCTAAAGATAGGAAAAATTGCTGCAAATAGAGATGTATCTCTTGTGCCATATATAATGGTAGGTGTAGTTTATCTTTTGGTAATAGCTATTTTAAGCAAAATGCTCAGTAAAGTGGAACAAAAATTTGACTACTATAATTAA
- a CDS encoding amino acid ABC transporter substrate-binding protein: MNYKKNMKKICSFLVVMLLGVCLTGCKSNSSSATESALDKDELIIGIDDTFVPMGFKDDSGNLTGFDVELAKEVGEKMGKTIKFQSINWSMKETELNNGNIDLIWNGYSISDERKEKVDFSSPYLNNRQVIITLSDSSIKSKQDLKGKKVGAQNQSTAVDAIESDSEEIEKEFDSGKVITFETNNDAFMDLEAGRLDAVVADEILAKYYINERGNDKYNVLSDDFGKEQYAVGMRKNDDKFKDAFNKALKEVIEDNDAKEISEKWFGDNIIISE, translated from the coding sequence ATGAATTATAAAAAGAATATGAAGAAAATATGTAGCTTTTTAGTAGTGATGTTACTAGGTGTATGTCTTACTGGTTGTAAATCAAATTCATCATCAGCTACTGAGAGTGCACTTGATAAAGATGAACTTATAATAGGAATAGATGATACGTTTGTACCAATGGGCTTTAAAGATGATAGTGGAAATCTTACTGGCTTTGATGTTGAACTTGCAAAAGAAGTTGGAGAAAAGATGGGAAAAACTATAAAATTTCAGTCAATTAATTGGTCAATGAAAGAAACTGAACTTAATAATGGAAATATAGATTTAATATGGAATGGATATTCTATATCAGACGAAAGAAAAGAAAAAGTTGATTTTTCTTCACCATATTTAAATAATAGGCAGGTTATAATAACTCTTTCGGATTCGTCAATTAAATCTAAACAAGATTTAAAAGGTAAAAAAGTTGGAGCACAGAATCAATCAACTGCTGTAGATGCAATTGAGTCAGATAGCGAAGAAATTGAAAAGGAATTTGATTCTGGAAAAGTTATAACATTTGAAACTAATAATGATGCATTTATGGACCTTGAAGCTGGAAGACTTGATGCAGTAGTTGCTGATGAAATCCTTGCAAAGTATTATATAAATGAAAGAGGAAATGATAAGTATAATGTTTTAAGTGATGATTTTGGTAAAGAGCAGTATGCAGTTGGAATGAGAAAAAATGATGATAAATTTAAAGATGCTTTTAATAAAGCATTAAAAGAAGTTATTGAAGATAATGATGCAAAAGAGATATCTGAAAAATGGTTCGGAGACAATATAATAATTTCGGAATAG
- a CDS encoding SPFH domain-containing protein, whose translation MIIIIFAVLLIAIFGILISSIKIVNTGYLYVVERFGQFDKVLEPGWHFILPFIDFVRRKVSTKQQILDVPPQSVITKDNVKISVDNVIFFKLLNAQDAVYNIEDYSSGIVYSAITNMRNILGNMTLDEILSGRDTINQNLLSIIDEVTDAYGIKILSVEIKNIVPPAEIQQAMEKQMKAERDKRAMILQAEGAKQSQIEKAEGEKRARILGAEAEKEANIRKAEGLKESQLLEAEGKAKAIEAIAKAQSDAIMKVNRAIIDSGTDERVIALKQVEALKEMANNPANKLILPNETLSSLGSIAAIADILKGKNK comes from the coding sequence ATGATCATTATTATTTTTGCGGTATTATTAATCGCTATATTTGGTATATTAATTTCTTCAATTAAAATTGTAAATACAGGTTATCTTTATGTAGTTGAAAGATTTGGCCAGTTTGATAAAGTTTTGGAACCAGGATGGCATTTTATTTTGCCTTTTATAGATTTTGTAAGAAGAAAGGTTTCAACTAAGCAGCAGATATTAGACGTACCACCCCAATCAGTAATAACAAAAGATAATGTTAAAATTTCTGTAGACAATGTAATATTTTTTAAATTGTTAAATGCACAAGATGCTGTATATAATATTGAAGATTATAGTTCAGGTATAGTTTATTCAGCAATAACAAATATGAGAAATATTTTAGGAAATATGACACTTGATGAAATTCTTTCAGGAAGAGATACAATAAATCAAAATCTTTTAAGCATAATTGATGAAGTTACAGATGCATATGGTATAAAAATATTATCAGTAGAAATAAAGAATATTGTTCCACCTGCAGAGATACAACAGGCAATGGAAAAACAGATGAAAGCAGAAAGAGATAAGAGAGCTATGATTCTTCAAGCAGAAGGAGCAAAGCAGTCTCAGATTGAAAAAGCAGAAGGAGAAAAGAGAGCAAGAATATTAGGAGCTGAAGCAGAAAAAGAAGCTAACATAAGAAAGGCAGAAGGACTTAAAGAGTCACAGCTTCTTGAAGCAGAAGGAAAAGCAAAAGCTATAGAAGCTATAGCAAAGGCTCAGTCTGATGCAATAATGAAAGTCAATAGGGCAATAATAGATTCAGGAACTGATGAAAGAGTAATTGCGCTAAAGCAGGTTGAGGCACTTAAAGAGATGGCAAATAATCCAGCAAATAAGCTCATACTTCCAAATGAAACATTATCTTCACTTGGTAGCATTGCAGCTATTGCAGATATTTTAAAAGGAAAAAATAAATAA
- a CDS encoding NfeD family protein, translating into MESVLFWICSAIVFCLIDLLTSNFFFVLFSLGAFVSAILAAANINFFVQIIVFTIIGIISLAIGYPFLKQKFTSKIKKTPRMEETYIGEVIVAKNDIHQSSEIKINGNYWKIINNGDIIRKGEKFKIVSIKGIKLEIRKVDEK; encoded by the coding sequence ATGGAAAGTGTTCTTTTTTGGATTTGTTCAGCAATTGTATTTTGTCTTATTGATTTATTAACAAGTAATTTCTTTTTTGTACTTTTCTCATTGGGTGCTTTTGTTTCGGCTATTCTTGCAGCAGCGAATATAAATTTTTTTGTTCAAATAATAGTATTTACTATTATAGGAATTATTTCGCTTGCAATAGGTTATCCTTTTCTAAAACAAAAATTTACATCTAAAATAAAGAAAACTCCAAGAATGGAAGAAACATACATTGGAGAAGTTATAGTTGCTAAGAATGATATTCATCAAAGCAGTGAAATAAAAATAAACGGAAACTATTGGAAAATAATTAATAATGGAGATATAATAAGAAAAGGAGAAAAATTTAAGATTGTATCAATAAAGGGTATTAAATTAGAAATAAGAAAGGTTGATGAAAAATGA
- a CDS encoding NAD(+) synthase yields MSNLLNNGIVEVATITPTSIQIGNPRYNIDKMLELINEINEKNRTGERHTRIVVYPELCVTGYTCGDLFNQSALLDSAKKELKRFIKESNNEFNPIIFVGMPIRKDNQLFNCAVAIHKGKILGVIPKTFIPNYGIYYEARYFKPSTYRLDDEIVLYNDKIPFTSNLLIEDEQTGAIVSAEICEDLWVPIPPSSYHSLHGANIIVNLSASNETIGKTDYRENLVKMHSAKCMCGYIYASATNDESTTDTVFSAHSIIAENGYIISESKFMNSKDITYGEIDIEKCMNDRAISSSYMGVQDRQEYKHIYLRTFNPKSNIFKSNRELPLLPFVPHDIDKRSKEILNLQSMGLAQRLKKINCKKAIIGISGGLDSTLALIVTVEAFKINKYDTNGIIAITMPGFGTTNRTLDNSKKLMKILSVTSCEIPIKEACIEHYNNIGHDINIHNITYENVQARERTQILMDMANKHNGIVIGTGDLSELALGWCTYNGDQMSMYGVNSSIPKTLVRSIVNSYAKNQNKEIKSTLLDICDTPISPELLPPNPDGTIAQKTEDSIGSYDVHDFILYYMLRYGFGPKKIYDLYINSKILNAKNNANTEKKINKEKILKDMKVFYKRFFTQQFKRSCMPDGIKVGSVSLSPRGDWRMPSDASSEIWLRELEEI; encoded by the coding sequence ATGAGTAACTTATTAAATAACGGAATAGTTGAAGTAGCAACAATAACGCCTACTTCAATTCAGATAGGTAATCCAAGATATAATATAGATAAAATGCTAGAACTTATAAATGAGATTAATGAAAAAAATAGGACAGGAGAACGACATACAAGGATAGTAGTTTATCCAGAGTTATGTGTAACAGGTTATACTTGTGGCGATCTTTTTAATCAATCAGCTTTATTAGATAGTGCAAAAAAAGAATTAAAAAGATTTATTAAAGAGTCTAACAATGAATTTAACCCTATTATCTTTGTTGGTATGCCCATTAGAAAAGATAATCAATTATTTAACTGTGCTGTTGCAATACATAAAGGAAAGATTTTAGGAGTCATTCCAAAAACATTTATTCCTAATTACGGGATTTATTATGAAGCAAGATATTTTAAGCCATCTACATATAGACTGGATGATGAAATTGTATTGTACAATGATAAAATTCCATTCACATCAAACCTTCTTATCGAAGATGAACAAACAGGAGCAATTGTCAGTGCTGAAATTTGTGAGGATTTATGGGTTCCTATTCCCCCATCTTCATATCACTCTTTGCATGGAGCAAATATAATAGTAAATCTTTCTGCTAGCAACGAAACTATAGGGAAAACAGATTATCGTGAAAATTTAGTAAAAATGCATTCAGCAAAATGTATGTGTGGCTATATATATGCCTCAGCAACAAATGATGAATCTACAACTGATACTGTTTTTTCAGCACATAGCATTATTGCAGAAAATGGTTACATTATTTCTGAAAGTAAATTTATGAATAGCAAAGATATTACTTATGGAGAAATTGACATTGAAAAATGTATGAATGATAGAGCAATTAGTAGCTCATATATGGGTGTTCAAGATAGACAAGAATATAAACATATTTATTTAAGAACATTTAACCCTAAATCAAATATATTTAAATCTAATAGAGAATTACCTCTCTTACCTTTTGTACCACACGATATTGATAAGCGTTCAAAAGAAATTCTAAATTTACAATCTATGGGTTTAGCCCAAAGATTAAAGAAAATTAATTGCAAAAAAGCTATTATTGGTATATCTGGTGGATTAGACTCTACATTAGCATTAATAGTTACCGTGGAAGCATTTAAAATAAATAAATATGATACAAATGGTATTATTGCTATAACAATGCCTGGTTTTGGAACAACAAATAGAACACTTGATAATTCAAAAAAATTAATGAAAATATTAAGTGTTACTTCTTGTGAAATTCCAATTAAAGAAGCTTGCATTGAACACTATAACAATATTGGACATGATATTAACATACATAATATTACTTATGAAAATGTTCAAGCAAGAGAAAGAACTCAAATTCTAATGGATATGGCTAATAAACATAATGGTATAGTTATTGGAACTGGTGATTTATCAGAACTAGCTCTTGGGTGGTGTACTTACAATGGAGACCAAATGAGCATGTATGGTGTTAATTCTTCAATCCCAAAAACATTAGTTAGAAGTATTGTTAACTCTTATGCAAAAAATCAAAATAAAGAAATCAAATCAACTTTACTTGATATTTGTGATACTCCTATTAGTCCAGAATTACTACCACCTAATCCAGATGGCACAATTGCTCAAAAAACAGAAGATTCTATTGGTTCTTATGATGTACATGATTTCATCTTATATTATATGCTCAGATATGGATTTGGGCCTAAAAAGATATATGATTTATATATAAACTCTAAAATATTAAATGCTAAAAATAACGCAAACACTGAAAAGAAAATTAATAAAGAAAAAATATTAAAAGATATGAAGGTTTTTTATAAGCGTTTCTTTACTCAGCAATTCAAACGTTCTTGTATGCCTGATGGCATAAAAGTTGGTTCTGTTTCTTTATCTCCAAGAGGTGATTGGCGTATGCCAAGTGATGCTTCCTCTGAAATATGGTTAAGAGAACTGGAGGAAATTTAA
- a CDS encoding branched-chain amino acid aminotransferase: MGKKLDIDWKKLGFDYIKTDYRYVSYFKDGKWDNGKLTEDNMLKISEAAPVLHYGQSCFEGLKAYRTKSGKVQLFRPNRNSARMNDSCDRLLMPRVPEEKFIDAIMQVVKANIDYVPPYGTGATLYIRPILLGVGDNIGVKPASEYIFTVFCMPVGPYFSGGLKPCNFIVQNDYDRAAPLGTGRQKVGGNYAASLMAHAKASKAGYADCIYLDPATHTKIDEVGAANFIGITKNNEFVTPKSPSILPSVTKYSLLYIAEHYLHMPTYEREVFVDKLDEFKEAGACGTAAVITPIGAIQYHDKRFVFGSETEVQPTIKKLYDILYGIQLGDVEAPEGWIYEVK, from the coding sequence ATGGGGAAAAAATTAGACATCGATTGGAAAAAGTTAGGTTTTGATTATATTAAAACTGACTATCGTTATGTATCTTACTTCAAAGACGGAAAGTGGGATAATGGAAAATTAACTGAGGACAATATGCTAAAGATTAGCGAGGCTGCCCCCGTATTACATTATGGTCAAAGTTGTTTTGAAGGTTTAAAAGCTTACAGAACTAAATCAGGAAAGGTTCAGCTTTTTAGACCAAATAGAAATTCAGCTCGTATGAATGATAGTTGTGATAGACTATTAATGCCAAGAGTTCCTGAAGAAAAATTTATAGATGCTATAATGCAAGTTGTTAAAGCAAACATTGATTACGTTCCACCTTATGGAACTGGGGCTACTTTATATATAAGACCTATTCTTTTAGGTGTTGGAGACAATATAGGTGTTAAACCTGCTTCAGAATATATATTTACAGTATTCTGTATGCCAGTTGGACCTTATTTCTCAGGTGGTTTAAAGCCATGTAACTTTATCGTACAGAATGATTATGACAGAGCTGCTCCTCTTGGAACAGGAAGACAAAAAGTTGGTGGTAACTATGCTGCATCATTAATGGCTCATGCCAAAGCTTCAAAAGCTGGATATGCAGATTGTATTTATCTTGATCCTGCCACTCACACTAAAATTGATGAAGTTGGGGCTGCAAACTTTATAGGAATAACTAAGAATAACGAATTTGTTACACCAAAGTCACCTTCAATACTTCCAAGTGTAACTAAATATTCTTTATTATATATCGCTGAACATTATCTTCATATGCCAACATATGAAAGAGAAGTTTTTGTTGATAAATTAGACGAATTTAAAGAAGCTGGTGCATGCGGAACTGCTGCAGTAATCACTCCAATTGGTGCAATCCAATATCATGATAAGAGATTTGTATTTGGTAGTGAAACAGAAGTTCAACCAACAATCAAAAAGCTTTACGATATTCTTTACGGAATTCAGCTTGGTGATGTTGAAGCTCCAGAAGGATGGATTTACGAAGTTAAATAA
- a CDS encoding NAD(P)/FAD-dependent oxidoreductase, whose amino-acid sequence MENRLDAIIIGSGPAGISAALNLKIRRKNFMIFGNDKLSLKLDKAEQINNYLGFPGIKGSDLRDKFKKHIEDMEIKITKEKIISIYSMGDYFVVNSDKNNMYESETIILAVGVEYIKPIEGEEEYLGKGVGYCTTCDGPLYRDKTVSIIAYNSDGEKDASYINEIAKKVYYIPMYRGELNLDDNINVIRDKPIKIEGKEKVEKIILKENNIETDGVFLVKDAISPKDLVPGLKMDGNHIEVNRKMETSIIGCFAAGDCTGFPYQYIKAAGEGNIASLSAVKYLDNKK is encoded by the coding sequence ATGGAAAACAGATTAGATGCAATTATCATAGGCTCAGGTCCTGCAGGAATTTCGGCTGCACTTAATTTAAAAATAAGAAGAAAGAACTTTATGATATTTGGAAATGATAAATTATCATTGAAACTTGATAAGGCAGAACAAATAAATAATTATTTGGGATTCCCAGGTATAAAAGGTTCTGATTTAAGAGATAAATTCAAAAAACATATTGAAGATATGGAAATTAAAATTACAAAAGAAAAAATAATAAGTATTTATTCTATGGGTGATTATTTTGTAGTAAATTCAGATAAGAATAATATGTACGAATCTGAGACAATAATTTTGGCTGTTGGAGTAGAGTATATAAAACCTATTGAGGGCGAAGAAGAATATTTAGGAAAAGGAGTTGGCTATTGTACAACATGTGATGGACCGTTATATAGAGATAAAACAGTCTCTATAATAGCATATAATAGTGACGGTGAAAAAGATGCTTCATATATAAATGAAATAGCTAAAAAAGTTTATTATATTCCTATGTATAGAGGAGAACTCAATCTTGATGACAATATAAATGTAATTCGTGATAAACCTATAAAAATTGAAGGAAAAGAAAAAGTTGAAAAAATTATTTTAAAGGAAAATAATATAGAAACTGATGGTGTATTTTTAGTTAAAGATGCTATATCACCAAAAGATCTTGTACCGGGTTTAAAAATGGATGGAAATCATATAGAAGTTAATAGAAAAATGGAAACAAGTATAATTGGATGTTTTGCAGCAGGAGATTGCACTGGGTTTCCATATCAATATATAAAGGCTGCTGGAGAAGGAAATATTGCATCTTTAAGTGCAGTTAAATATCTTGACAATAAAAAATAG
- a CDS encoding ABC transporter ATP-binding protein — translation MEIQIRNLNKSYNRQHIFENFNINFTDEKVNCIIGKSGCGKSTLLNIISGLIPYDGDIKGIDSRDISYIFQEDRLIEWLTINENLRICSKKYYNKNIIQKRIDEILKLVSIYDTKDKYPSELSGGMKQRVNIARALVKPSKVILMDEPFKSLDYKIKYKIIEEYLKILQNKKRIIIMVTHDVDEAIAFNGNIIIFGDRPVKVKKIFTQNLKEHKKEIIKLI, via the coding sequence ATGGAAATTCAAATTAGAAATTTAAATAAGTCTTATAATAGGCAACATATATTTGAAAATTTTAATATAAATTTTACTGATGAAAAAGTGAATTGCATAATAGGAAAATCAGGATGTGGGAAAAGTACTCTTTTAAATATTATATCGGGTCTTATTCCATATGATGGAGATATTAAAGGAATAGATTCTAGAGATATAAGTTATATATTTCAAGAAGATAGGCTTATTGAGTGGCTTACAATAAATGAAAACTTACGTATATGTTCAAAAAAATATTATAATAAAAATATAATACAAAAAAGAATTGATGAGATTTTAAAGCTTGTTTCTATTTATGATACGAAAGACAAGTATCCATCAGAATTAAGTGGTGGTATGAAGCAGAGAGTAAATATAGCAAGAGCATTAGTAAAACCATCAAAAGTAATTTTAATGGATGAACCATTTAAGTCACTTGATTATAAAATAAAGTATAAAATAATAGAAGAGTATTTAAAAATACTTCAAAATAAAAAAAGAATTATAATAATGGTTACTCATGATGTTGATGAAGCTATTGCCTTTAATGGAAATATTATTATATTTGGTGATAGACCAGTAAAAGTAAAAAAAATTTTTACTCAAAATTTAAAAGAGCATAAAAAAGAAATTATTAAACTTATTTAA
- a CDS encoding ABC transporter permease subunit, with translation MIKFSWKSKIYTLLSCLFFIIVWDIIAKKINNNIFLPNIKEICSAIYEISCRDKFLFNIVVSFERSIISFLVALILSVILGMLSYMHPFFEYFIKPLNSFVKTIPTMVLVVLALVWCNKDYAPYIVGIGITFPILYEGIRDNLKNADKKILEMAKIYEISTFDKIIRIYIPLIKIYLMSVFVSTLSLTFKVVIAGEVHGQPKYGIGSQIQIEKINFNTPAIFAWIVLIVIISLFMELLKYILIKRMYRCNDGNSN, from the coding sequence ATGATAAAATTTTCATGGAAAAGTAAAATATATACTTTGCTATCATGTTTATTTTTTATTATCGTATGGGATATAATAGCTAAAAAAATAAATAATAATATATTTCTTCCAAATATAAAAGAAATATGTAGCGCAATATATGAAATTTCTTGCAGAGATAAATTCCTATTTAATATTGTCGTTAGTTTTGAAAGATCTATAATAAGTTTTTTAGTTGCTCTTATATTATCAGTTATATTGGGGATGCTTTCTTATATGCATCCCTTTTTTGAATATTTTATAAAGCCATTAAATTCGTTTGTTAAGACAATTCCAACAATGGTACTTGTAGTACTTGCTCTTGTATGGTGTAATAAAGATTATGCACCTTATATTGTAGGAATAGGAATTACATTTCCAATACTTTATGAAGGAATAAGAGATAATTTAAAAAATGCAGATAAAAAGATATTAGAAATGGCTAAAATATATGAAATATCAACATTTGATAAAATAATTAGAATATATATTCCACTAATAAAAATTTATCTTATGAGTGTTTTTGTATCAACACTTTCACTTACTTTTAAAGTGGTTATTGCAGGAGAGGTTCATGGTCAGCCTAAATATGGAATTGGATCTCAAATTCAAATTGAAAAAATTAATTTCAATACACCTGCTATTTTTGCATGGATTGTTTTAATTGTGATAATATCACTGTTTATGGAATTACTTAAGTATATACTTATAAAAAGGATGTATAGGTGCAATGATGGAAATTCAAATTAG
- a CDS encoding ABC transporter substrate-binding protein, with protein MKKRTSIILCTIITLISVLIAGCGGGNDVKSDSANKVSEQKTVKIIVPDGLPALSLAKMIKEKPQIVENYSEDYSIEKSAQNVATSVMKCDADIAIVPSNLAATAYNKTEGKYVIAATTGWGSFYIGSTNKDASLDSLKGNKVYNIGKGLTPDIITRVILNEKGIDADSIDFNYVDGVNEMVPVIVSGKTDYAVIPEPALTIVKTKKPDFNTFINLNEEWKKLFNSEYGYPQATVIINSDFLKENKEYVEKFLQEVKKSCEYLNSNSEDVASYSEEIGISAKKEIIPQAIKNGNVKYVSIGDTKNEYKNYFEKLNDFDKSSVGGKLPDDKIFMEK; from the coding sequence TTGAAAAAAAGAACAAGTATAATTTTATGTACAATAATAACTTTAATTTCAGTACTTATTGCTGGATGTGGAGGAGGAAATGATGTAAAGTCTGATTCTGCAAATAAAGTTTCAGAGCAAAAGACAGTAAAGATTATAGTTCCAGATGGTCTCCCAGCTTTATCTTTAGCAAAAATGATAAAAGAGAAACCTCAGATTGTAGAAAATTATTCTGAGGATTATTCAATTGAAAAAAGTGCTCAAAATGTTGCAACAAGTGTAATGAAATGTGATGCAGATATTGCTATAGTTCCATCTAACTTAGCTGCAACTGCTTATAATAAAACTGAAGGAAAATATGTAATAGCAGCGACAACAGGATGGGGATCATTTTATATAGGATCTACAAATAAAGATGCTTCACTTGACTCTTTAAAAGGAAATAAAGTATATAACATAGGAAAAGGTCTTACACCAGATATTATTACAAGGGTAATTTTAAATGAGAAAGGAATAGATGCTGATTCCATAGATTTCAATTATGTAGATGGTGTAAATGAGATGGTTCCAGTTATAGTAAGTGGAAAAACAGATTATGCAGTTATTCCAGAACCAGCACTTACAATTGTAAAGACAAAGAAACCAGACTTTAATACATTTATAAATTTAAATGAAGAATGGAAAAAATTATTTAATTCTGAATATGGATATCCACAGGCTACAGTAATAATAAATTCAGATTTCTTAAAAGAAAATAAAGAATATGTTGAAAAATTTTTACAAGAAGTAAAAAAATCGTGTGAATATCTAAATTCAAATTCAGAAGATGTAGCATCTTATTCAGAAGAAATTGGAATTTCAGCTAAAAAAGAAATAATTCCACAAGCTATAAAAAACGGAAATGTAAAATATGTATCAATAGGAGATACTAAAAATGAATATAAAAATTATTTTGAAAAATTAAATGATTTTGATAAGAGCAGTGTAGGAGGAAAATTACCTGATGATAAAATTTTCATGGAAAAGTAA
- a CDS encoding YaaR family protein: MEIGRIHRGTITKEDRTTIHGKHNFSDSFNKERQKKSDEQLKKMVEDIKKRGNKLVLTKTYVDVVMYKKMIKQYLESVLQYMYETKKDISFWQTQYFITVDTIDGKLEELTKNVMTEQKENIDIASTIDDIQGMIVDIYR; the protein is encoded by the coding sequence ATGGAGATAGGAAGAATACATAGAGGTACAATTACTAAAGAAGATAGAACAACTATACATGGAAAGCATAATTTTTCTGATAGTTTTAATAAGGAAAGACAAAAGAAATCAGACGAACAGCTAAAAAAAATGGTTGAGGATATTAAAAAGCGTGGAAACAAACTTGTATTAACTAAAACGTATGTTGATGTTGTTATGTATAAAAAAATGATAAAACAATATCTTGAATCAGTCCTTCAGTATATGTATGAAACTAAAAAAGATATAAGCTTTTGGCAGACTCAATATTTTATAACTGTAGATACAATCGATGGAAAACTTGAAGAACTTACAAAAAATGTAATGACAGAGCAAAAAGAAAATATTGATATTGCATCAACAATTGATGATATTCAAGGAATGATAGTAGACATATATAGATAA